From a single Aquincola tertiaricarbonis genomic region:
- the ygfZ gene encoding CAF17-like 4Fe-4S cluster assembly/insertion protein YgfZ, producing MDTSSPSSEAQGAARLAHWGVIRATGAEAASFLHGQLTQDIQNLPAGQWRLAGYCSPKGRLLASFVVLRGTADDLLLLCSADLLAPTLKRLSMYVLRAKCKLTDASAELAVLGVAGSAALASLEAASAAPGTVLAQPQGQLAVLPAVAGCARALWIGAPDALPALPPLDAAAWDALEVRSGVPRIVAATVEKFVPQMINLELVGGVNFQKGCYPGQEVVARSQYRGTTKRRAALFELDAPAAPGQDVFDAQDPGQPAGMVINASAGQPATALVEVKLAALDEARLHLGAADGPALRLLDLPYPLPSAAE from the coding sequence ATGGACACCTCCTCCCCCTCCTCTGAAGCGCAGGGCGCCGCGCGGCTGGCGCACTGGGGCGTGATCCGCGCGACCGGTGCGGAAGCGGCCAGCTTCCTGCACGGCCAGCTCACGCAAGACATCCAGAACCTGCCGGCGGGCCAGTGGCGCCTGGCCGGCTACTGCTCGCCCAAGGGCCGGTTGCTGGCCAGCTTCGTGGTGCTGCGCGGCACCGCTGACGATCTGCTGCTGCTGTGCAGCGCCGACCTGCTGGCGCCCACGCTCAAGCGCCTGTCGATGTACGTGCTGCGGGCCAAGTGCAAGCTCACCGACGCCAGCGCTGAGCTGGCCGTGCTGGGCGTGGCGGGTTCTGCGGCCCTGGCCAGCCTGGAAGCCGCCAGCGCCGCGCCGGGCACCGTGCTGGCGCAGCCGCAGGGCCAGCTGGCGGTGCTGCCGGCGGTGGCCGGCTGCGCGCGGGCGCTGTGGATCGGCGCGCCGGATGCCCTGCCCGCCCTGCCCCCGCTGGACGCGGCGGCCTGGGACGCGCTGGAAGTACGCAGCGGCGTGCCGCGCATCGTGGCGGCCACGGTGGAAAAGTTCGTGCCGCAGATGATCAACCTGGAGCTGGTCGGCGGCGTCAACTTCCAGAAGGGCTGCTACCCCGGCCAGGAAGTGGTGGCGCGCAGCCAGTACCGCGGCACCACCAAGCGGCGCGCCGCGCTGTTCGAGCTGGATGCCCCCGCCGCGCCGGGCCAGGACGTGTTCGACGCGCAGGACCCGGGCCAGCCGGCCGGCATGGTGATCAATGCCTCGGCCGGCCAACCGGCCACGGCCCTGGTGGAAGTGAAGCTGGCGGCGCTGGACGAAGCGCGGCTGCACCTGGGCGCTGCCGACGGCCCGGCCCTGCGGCTGCTGGACCTGCCTTACCCCTTGCCCAGCGCGGCGGAGTAA
- a CDS encoding PilZ domain-containing protein translates to MTLGTSPTPLASGAAPAASGRPSVIQLVFRDKASLYAAYVPLFSDGGLFVPTTRDYKLGDEIYLLLSLPDDPQRYPVAGKVGWITPANASGGRTQGVGVRFPTDEKTRVMKLKIEEILGTSVQSAKPTQTI, encoded by the coding sequence ATGACGCTGGGCACCTCGCCCACGCCCTTGGCCAGCGGTGCGGCGCCCGCCGCCAGCGGCCGGCCTAGCGTGATCCAGCTGGTGTTCCGCGACAAGGCCTCGCTGTATGCCGCCTACGTGCCGCTGTTCTCCGACGGTGGGCTGTTCGTGCCCACCACGCGCGACTACAAGCTGGGCGACGAGATCTACCTGCTGCTGTCGCTGCCCGACGACCCGCAGCGCTACCCGGTGGCCGGCAAAGTGGGTTGGATCACGCCGGCCAATGCCTCGGGCGGCCGCACCCAGGGCGTGGGCGTGCGCTTTCCCACCGACGAAAAAACCCGCGTGATGAAGCTGAAGATCGAGGAAATCCTCGGCACCTCGGTGCAATCGGCCAAGCCCACGCAAACCATCTGA
- a CDS encoding NRDE family protein → MCLAALSIGQHPRHVFVLAANRDEYHQRPAARLGWWLPDGGGPAVLGGRDLQAGGSWCALSAEGRLALVTNVRRPGDFDAGAPSRGEIVAQWLRGDQPPDRFWVQVGLAGYNPFNLIAIDFVQALHFWCGEDAAPRRLDTGRLYGLSNAQLDTPWPKVQALKQNLRSAVGAARSVQGLADRLFTALADRRTWPDADLPRTGVPIERERELSAAFVHMPDRGYGTRCSTVVIVERTDAGHVTHVQERSFRADGSTEAVRRAVLPDWPPHPGAVTAWSVEQASMTEQEWPV, encoded by the coding sequence ATGTGCCTAGCGGCGCTGTCCATCGGCCAGCATCCCCGCCATGTGTTCGTGCTGGCCGCCAACCGGGATGAATACCACCAGCGGCCCGCGGCGCGCCTGGGTTGGTGGCTGCCCGACGGTGGCGGTCCGGCGGTGCTGGGTGGCCGCGACCTGCAGGCCGGCGGCAGCTGGTGCGCACTGAGCGCCGAGGGCCGGCTGGCCCTGGTCACCAACGTGCGGCGGCCCGGCGACTTTGATGCCGGGGCGCCTTCACGCGGGGAGATCGTTGCGCAGTGGCTGCGCGGCGACCAGCCGCCCGACCGCTTCTGGGTGCAGGTGGGCCTGGCGGGCTACAACCCCTTCAACCTGATCGCGATCGACTTCGTGCAGGCGCTGCACTTCTGGTGCGGGGAAGACGCGGCTCCGCGCCGGCTGGACACCGGCCGCTTGTACGGCCTGTCGAACGCCCAGTTGGACACGCCCTGGCCCAAGGTACAGGCGCTCAAGCAGAACCTGCGCTCGGCGGTGGGCGCCGCGCGCAGCGTGCAAGGCTTGGCCGACCGGCTGTTCACCGCCCTGGCCGACCGCCGCACCTGGCCCGATGCCGACCTGCCGCGCACCGGCGTGCCGATCGAGCGGGAACGCGAGCTGTCGGCCGCCTTCGTGCACATGCCCGACCGGGGCTACGGCACGCGCTGCTCCACCGTCGTCATCGTGGAACGCACCGATGCGGGGCACGTCACCCATGTGCAGGAGCGCAGCTTCCGCGCTGACGGCAGCACCGAGGCGGTGCGTCGCGCGGTACTGCCGGACTGGCCGCCCCACCCCGGTGCGGTCACCGCCTGGTCGGTGGAACAGGCTTCGATGACCGAGCAGGAGTGGCCCGTTTGA
- a CDS encoding DNA polymerase III subunit delta' encodes MVIGPDGALGLPWLRPVLDQALASVRGHATLVHGPGGVGQFELAIALAQAWLCESAEPGPRPCGRCAACHLMQARMHPDFHLLIPDALREPLGWQMEGEGARDSDAKKAKPSREIKVEAVRAAIDWSQQTSSRGRGKVVVIHPAQAMNLVAANALLKTLEEPPGNLKLLLCSSDPEALLPTLRSRCQRLLLPRPERAMALQWLAGQGVQDPEVLYTAAGEQPVEALAMLQAGIDAAQWRRLPQALRAGQAAALTAWPLPRAIDALQKLCHDLTVVAVGGAPRYFEPAQLPPGALLPALNAWQATLRRAARHDEHPWNASLLIESLVLEGRGVWPAASPAPRAGGRGRVGTL; translated from the coding sequence ATGGTGATCGGCCCCGACGGCGCATTGGGCTTGCCCTGGCTGCGGCCGGTGCTGGATCAGGCCCTGGCCAGCGTGCGCGGCCATGCCACGCTGGTGCATGGGCCCGGCGGCGTCGGCCAGTTCGAGCTGGCCATCGCGCTGGCCCAGGCCTGGCTGTGCGAATCGGCCGAGCCCGGCCCGCGCCCCTGCGGCCGCTGCGCCGCCTGCCACCTGATGCAGGCGCGCATGCACCCCGACTTCCACCTGCTGATCCCCGATGCGCTGCGCGAGCCGCTGGGCTGGCAGATGGAAGGCGAAGGCGCCCGCGACAGCGACGCCAAGAAGGCCAAGCCCAGCCGCGAGATCAAGGTGGAGGCGGTGCGCGCCGCCATCGACTGGAGCCAGCAGACCTCGTCGCGCGGTCGCGGCAAGGTGGTGGTGATCCACCCCGCGCAGGCGATGAACCTGGTGGCCGCCAACGCCTTGCTCAAGACGCTGGAAGAGCCACCCGGCAACCTGAAGCTGCTGCTGTGTTCCAGCGACCCCGAGGCGCTGCTGCCCACGCTGCGCAGCCGCTGCCAGCGCCTGCTGCTGCCGCGGCCCGAGCGCGCGATGGCGCTGCAATGGCTGGCCGGGCAGGGCGTGCAGGACCCCGAGGTGCTGTACACCGCCGCCGGCGAGCAGCCGGTGGAGGCGCTGGCCATGCTGCAGGCCGGCATCGATGCCGCGCAGTGGCGCCGGCTGCCGCAGGCGCTGCGGGCGGGCCAGGCGGCGGCGCTGACGGCCTGGCCGCTGCCGCGCGCCATCGACGCGCTGCAAAAGCTCTGCCACGACCTGACCGTGGTGGCCGTGGGCGGCGCGCCGCGCTACTTCGAGCCCGCGCAGCTGCCGCCGGGCGCGCTGCTGCCGGCGCTCAACGCCTGGCAGGCCACCCTGCGCCGCGCCGCGCGGCATGACGAGCACCCGTGGAACGCCTCGCTGCTCATCGAATCGCTGGTGCTGGAAGGCCGTGGCGTTTGGCCCGCCGCCAGCCCGGCCCCACGCGCAGGTGGCCGGGGGCGCGTCGGTACACTCTGA
- a CDS encoding ankyrin repeat domain-containing protein, giving the protein MNMDLYTFTATRRRLLLAGAATLAGLSALPARAGSYEDFFRAINIDAPDIIRDLLARGFDPNARDPRGQVALSLAFKDESLKAAEALFAHPQLDVNAENPVGETPLMMAAMRGYLDWAQRLVKRGAKVNKPGWSPMHYAAIAPDQRMMQFMLAQGGDVSALSPNGTTPLMMAARNGDERTVDLLLARGVDVKAKNQAGYTAADMARSQDRDNLAARLQALQR; this is encoded by the coding sequence ATGAACATGGACCTGTACACCTTCACCGCTACCCGCCGCCGCCTGCTGCTGGCGGGCGCCGCCACGCTGGCCGGACTGTCCGCGCTGCCCGCGCGCGCCGGCTCCTACGAAGACTTCTTCCGCGCGATCAACATCGACGCGCCGGACATCATCCGCGACCTGCTGGCCCGCGGCTTCGACCCCAATGCCCGCGACCCGCGCGGTCAGGTGGCGCTGTCGCTGGCCTTCAAGGACGAATCGCTGAAGGCGGCCGAGGCGCTGTTCGCCCATCCGCAGCTGGACGTGAACGCCGAGAACCCGGTGGGCGAAACGCCGCTGATGATGGCTGCGATGCGGGGCTACCTCGACTGGGCGCAGCGCCTGGTCAAGCGCGGCGCCAAGGTGAACAAGCCGGGCTGGTCGCCGATGCACTATGCGGCCATCGCACCCGACCAGCGCATGATGCAGTTCATGCTGGCGCAGGGCGGCGACGTGTCGGCGCTCAGCCCCAACGGCACCACGCCGCTGATGATGGCCGCCCGCAACGGTGACGAGCGCACCGTCGACCTGCTGCTGGCGCGCGGCGTGGACGTGAAGGCGAAGAACCAGGCCGGCTACACCGCGGCGGACATGGCCCGCTCGCAGGACCGCGACAACCTGGCGGCCCGGCTGCAGGCGCTGCAACGCTGA
- the mltG gene encoding endolytic transglycosylase MltG, translated as MKALRRMVARALLVMIAAVLMVVGLVAWWLNRPLPLAQAHVELSIEPGTSPRDVAQAWVQAGVQADPRLLYEWFRWSGDARRIRAGSYEIDADTTPRRLLAKMVQGDELLEIVRLIDGWTLRQFREALAAAPSLKPVTRGMSDAELMAALGAPGVPAEGRFFPDTYAYSRGVSDLTVLKRAHAAMERRLAEVWAQRAPDLPLKTPEQALILASIVEKETGTAADRPLVAGVFTNRLRIGMPLQTDPTVIYGLGTAFDGNLRKRDLQADTPYNTYLRSGLPPTPIAMPGLASLRAAVQPARTPALYFVARGDGSSAFSDNLADHNRAVNQYQRQRSSK; from the coding sequence ATGAAGGCGCTTCGGCGGATGGTGGCAAGGGCGCTGCTGGTGATGATCGCCGCTGTGCTGATGGTGGTGGGGCTGGTGGCCTGGTGGCTGAACCGGCCGCTGCCGTTGGCGCAAGCGCATGTGGAGCTGTCGATCGAGCCCGGCACCTCGCCGCGCGACGTCGCCCAGGCCTGGGTGCAGGCCGGCGTGCAGGCCGACCCCCGGCTGCTGTACGAATGGTTCCGCTGGTCGGGCGATGCACGCCGCATCCGCGCCGGCAGCTACGAGATCGACGCCGACACCACACCGCGCCGGCTGCTGGCCAAGATGGTGCAGGGCGACGAGCTGCTGGAGATCGTGCGCCTGATCGACGGCTGGACGCTGCGCCAGTTCCGCGAGGCGCTGGCAGCCGCGCCCTCGCTCAAGCCTGTGACCCGCGGCATGAGCGATGCCGAGCTGATGGCTGCGCTGGGCGCGCCCGGCGTGCCGGCCGAGGGCCGCTTCTTCCCCGACACCTATGCCTATAGCCGCGGCGTCAGCGACCTCACGGTGCTCAAGCGCGCGCATGCGGCGATGGAGCGCAGGCTGGCCGAGGTGTGGGCCCAGCGCGCGCCCGACCTGCCGCTGAAGACACCCGAGCAGGCGCTGATCCTGGCTTCCATCGTCGAGAAGGAAACCGGCACTGCCGCCGACCGGCCGCTGGTGGCCGGCGTGTTCACCAACCGGCTGCGCATCGGCATGCCGCTGCAGACCGACCCGACCGTGATCTACGGCCTGGGCACGGCCTTCGACGGCAACCTGCGCAAGCGTGACCTGCAGGCCGACACGCCCTACAACACCTACCTGCGCAGCGGCCTGCCGCCCACGCCCATCGCGATGCCGGGCCTGGCCTCGCTGCGCGCGGCGGTGCAGCCGGCCCGCACGCCGGCGCTGTACTTCGTGGCGCGGGGCGATGGCAGCAGCGCCTTCAGCGACAACCTGGCCGACCATAATCGCGCCGTCAACCAGTACCAGCGCCAGCGCAGCAGCAAGTGA
- the tmk gene encoding dTMP kinase: MSLPSSVPAAPAAAPGRFISFEGIDGAGKSSHIAAAADWLRARGHEVVLTREPGGTPLAEQLRSLVLEAPMDPLTETLLVFAARRDHLQTLIEPALARGAWVLSDRFTDATFAYQGGGRGFDLAVLAQLETWVQHGRQPDLTVWFDLPPATAAERRAAVRAPDRFEAQDLAFFERVRAGYAARAQAAPQRFACIDSSQPREAVWQDILRVLEQRAW, translated from the coding sequence GTGAGCCTTCCATCCTCAGTCCCTGCCGCACCCGCTGCCGCGCCGGGTCGCTTCATCAGCTTCGAGGGCATCGACGGCGCCGGGAAGTCCTCGCACATCGCCGCCGCAGCGGACTGGTTGCGCGCCCGTGGCCATGAGGTGGTGCTGACGCGCGAGCCCGGCGGCACGCCGCTGGCCGAGCAGCTGCGCAGCCTGGTACTGGAAGCGCCGATGGACCCGCTGACCGAAACCCTGCTGGTGTTTGCTGCCCGCCGCGACCACCTGCAGACGCTGATCGAGCCGGCGCTGGCCCGCGGCGCCTGGGTGCTGAGCGACCGCTTCACCGACGCCACCTTCGCCTACCAGGGCGGCGGCCGCGGTTTCGATCTGGCGGTGCTGGCCCAGCTGGAAACCTGGGTGCAGCACGGCCGCCAGCCCGATTTGACCGTGTGGTTCGACCTGCCGCCCGCCACCGCCGCCGAGCGCCGCGCCGCGGTGCGTGCGCCCGACCGCTTCGAGGCGCAGGACCTGGCCTTCTTCGAGCGGGTGCGTGCCGGTTATGCCGCGCGGGCGCAGGCGGCGCCGCAGCGTTTTGCCTGCATCGACAGCAGCCAGCCGCGCGAAGCCGTGTGGCAGGACATCCTGCGCGTTCTGGAGCAGCGCGCATGGTGA
- a CDS encoding DUF4936 family protein, translated as MLPFPSFSLGHRAYVYYRVAPADASACIQAVQALQQQWMARHPGLKAQLLVKQAPPADNTPPSPDAARPARTTLMETYAWVPAGTGTPPPDAAALEAALAACTAPWVDGVRHVEVFAPCA; from the coding sequence GTGCTCCCGTTCCCGTCCTTCTCTCTCGGCCACCGGGCCTATGTCTACTACCGCGTGGCACCGGCCGATGCCTCGGCCTGCATCCAGGCCGTGCAGGCTCTGCAACAGCAGTGGATGGCCCGCCACCCGGGCCTCAAGGCGCAATTGCTGGTGAAGCAGGCGCCGCCGGCCGACAACACCCCACCCTCACCCGATGCCGCCAGGCCGGCGCGCACCACGCTGATGGAAACCTACGCGTGGGTACCTGCCGGCACGGGCACACCGCCGCCCGACGCCGCGGCGCTGGAAGCCGCGCTGGCCGCCTGCACCGCGCCCTGGGTCGATGGCGTGCGCCATGTCGAGGTGTTTGCGCCATGTGCCTAG
- a CDS encoding TatD family hydrolase, with the protein MYVDSHCHLSMADFAPRMPDIRAAMAQAQVDRALVICTTLEEFDAVHALALQYDNFWASAGVHPDTEGLREPSYEDLLDLGSRPRVVAIGETGLDYYRLNGRSIEDMAWQRERFRTHIRAARALGKPLVIHTRSASDDTLAILKEEGAGPGEAPRGVFHCFTETAEVARAALDLGFYISFSGILTFRNAQDLREVARWVPMDRLLIETDSPYLAPVPFRGKVNQPAYVPHVAAQLAELKGCSAEEIGRVTSDNFERLFGVAA; encoded by the coding sequence GTGTACGTCGATTCGCATTGCCATCTCAGCATGGCCGACTTCGCCCCGCGCATGCCCGACATCCGCGCCGCCATGGCGCAGGCCCAGGTCGACCGCGCGCTGGTCATCTGCACCACGCTGGAAGAGTTCGACGCGGTGCATGCGCTGGCGCTGCAGTACGACAACTTCTGGGCCAGCGCCGGCGTGCACCCCGACACCGAAGGCCTGCGCGAGCCCAGCTACGAAGACCTGCTGGACCTGGGCAGCCGCCCGCGCGTGGTGGCCATCGGTGAAACGGGCCTGGACTACTACCGCCTGAACGGCCGCAGCATCGAAGACATGGCCTGGCAGCGCGAACGCTTTCGCACCCACATCCGCGCGGCGCGCGCGCTGGGCAAGCCGCTGGTGATCCACACCCGCAGCGCGAGCGACGACACCCTGGCCATCCTGAAGGAGGAGGGCGCCGGCCCGGGCGAGGCCCCGCGCGGCGTGTTCCACTGCTTCACCGAGACGGCCGAGGTGGCGCGCGCGGCGCTGGACCTGGGTTTTTACATCTCGTTCTCGGGCATCCTCACCTTCCGCAATGCGCAGGACCTGCGCGAGGTGGCGCGCTGGGTTCCGATGGACCGGCTGCTGATCGAGACCGACAGCCCCTACCTGGCGCCGGTGCCCTTCCGCGGCAAGGTGAACCAGCCGGCCTACGTGCCCCATGTGGCCGCCCAGCTGGCCGAACTCAAGGGCTGCAGCGCCGAGGAGATCGGCCGCGTGACCAGTGACAACTTCGAGCGGCTGTTCGGCGTGGCCGCATGA